GACCCTGTCGATGATGTCCAACTTCCGGCAATAGACTTTGAAAGAGACGACAGTTACCAGCTCACCATTCTGGCGTATGAAGAAGCTGGCCCGAGGCATTTTACATCAAAAACAATCACCGTTGAAATCGAGGATGTTAACGAATATGGTCCGCGTTTCGATAGTACCATTGTGAGTGTTGTAGTTGGTGAAGAGTTGGACATTGGAGCAGAGGTGCTGAGAATCAGGGCCTACGATATGGACAGCTTGAACGATCCAATGAAACTCACGTACACGGTCATGGAGAACGGACAAACATCGGTCAATTTCGGGTACCAAAGTGGTGCCATAGTAACAAGTACGAGGCTCGACTTCAACAGCAGAGATCGCTATGTGCTCAATCTGAGAGCACAAGAACTCATAGATGAAACCAAGCACTCCAATGTCATGGTAATCGTCTATGTCCGAAACGTGAATGACAGACAACCCGTGTTTGATACAACCCGGTACTTGACCTCTGCTGAGATACTAGAGTCCATTGATGTCGATACTGTAGTGCTGACAGTGCAAGCTAACGATGCTGACAATGCAACACACGATGCAGTGTATTATGAGATTGTGGACGGAAATATTGAAGATGCTTTCACTATTGATAGTCAAACTGGAGATATCATTGTTGCCTCACACCTAGACTATGATAGCGTGCAATCGTACACTTTGTCCGTTGTTGCCAAGGATACCGGCGAACCACAGCTGACGTCCACCGCACTTGAACTCAGTATAACCATCATAAATGTGAACGATGAATCTCCAGTGTTCACTCAAAGTTTGTACGAATTTGCCTTCATTGAAAACAGCCCTGTTGGTACCAGCATTGGAGCAGTGGACGCTCCAGACAGAGATCTGGGGGAGTTTGGAACAATCACTTACACTCTTGATGGGCAGGATGGATATTTCGATGTTGACAGCTCAACTGGAGATGTGGTATCACTGGTAGAGATTGATAGAGAAATGACTGCATTTCAAACTAGGACCTTCCGAGTAATGGCCTCTGATGGAGGACAACCTGCTGTTACCCAGGTAATCGTGACTATCGTTGATGCGGATGATAATTCTCCATTGTTCTCACGATACCAATATATCCTCTACGGCACGGCAACCTTGACACCAGGTGTTGCATTCTTCAATCTGGCGAGTGAAGTTACAGATCAAGACACTGGAGATAATGCAGCGTTTAGGTTTGAGATTGCCTCTCAGATAACAGGAGATTTGTTAGCTGTGTCCCCCAGTGGTGATGTAACGCTACGAGCAACCCTACCTCCGTCCCCCCTACCACTGTACGAGGCAGAAGTGACCGTATACAGCACTATGAGCACCTCCCTGTTTGATACTACCTTCATTAGATTGGCCATCGAAGGTGATAACGATCATCATCCAAGCTTTACCCAGCACCAAGGCTACACCACTGAAGTGAGCGAAGATACACTGATTAATGTTCCCATTTTCGATTTTACTGGACTTGCAAACGACCCGGACATGGGGGATAATGGTGAACTCACATTCCAATTCCAAGAACAATATCCGCTGTTCGCAATCGAACCAACTAACGGAATTATCACTCTTGCAATGTCGCTTGATTTCGAGCAAGATAAGACACACACGCTAAGAGTAGCAGCTGTTGATCGAACCCCCGGCATTAGCAGAACAGCAGAAACTTTACTAACGGTAACTGTGCTCAGTGCTAACGATGAAATACCCGTATTTGAAGACCTACCGACACGACTCGTCCTCTCTTCCACTCCTAGAGCTGATATCGATCTGTTCACGGTAACCGCAAGAGATGGCGACGAAGGACAAGATGGTGTAGTGAGATATCAAATCCTCACTAGTGATGGCACCACATCAGTGCACTGCACAATAGACCAAGAGCTTGGAGTGGTTCGGAGCAAAGGCCCGATCCCTGCTGGTACCTCTGTGGATCTGCGTGTGACAGCGTATGATCTTGGCTCTACTGCTCAGACAGTGGACGCCCTCATTGAAGTGGTGTTTCAAGATCCCAATCCTGCTCCAGTATTTGCTGGAATAGCAATGACACCACACACTATTGAGGTGGAGGAAAACCATGGCGTTGGTGGTACAGTCTACACATTCGTCACTCAGTCACATAGCTCACTATTCAGAATAGTGTACACGGATGCGCCCGAGGGACTGTTCGCTATTTCAAAATCACAAGGAGTGCTACATCTTCAAGGAGAACTCGATTACCTTGACAGAAGCACTTACATATTGTATGTTGAAGCGTATATCGAAGACAGTACAGATTTGAATAATATCATTCGAAACTCAGCATATCTCGAAGTGATTATAAATGTGATTGACGTGAATGATAAGGATCCAGTGTTTGTGAGGGCAACGGAGATCGTTGAACTTAATGAAGATGCTGATATTGGCACGTCTGTGTTCACagcacgagcctttgatgatGACTCGGGAATTTTCGGCCAATTGAACTACGAGATCAGCAATGGAAATTTTGACAGAGCGTTTGCAATTAATCGCACCAGTGGTGAAGTTACGCTGGACAGAGCACTGGACCGCGAAGTTTACAGCTCATATGATCTTGTAATCAGAGCATTCGATTTGAGCAGCCAGCCTAACTTTGGAGCAATGATACTGCACATCGAAGTTGGCGATGTTAATGACAATCCTCCCAGTTTTATTCGTGAGGGAAACTACTCTATTGGAGTGTATGAATACCCGCACACACAGAGCGGGTCAAGGATCATCCGTGTGTCAGCTGTGGACCCAGACACCGGACCCCCACTGAGGTATGAGTTGTTTATGGAGGAGGCAAGTCTTCGTGGAGAAGTGATTCCCAACCCTCCTCAGACTAACTTTAAGATTAACATTGACACAGGTATGGTATCTCTAAGCAGCTCTACTCAACTAGACTATGAAACGCTCGACTACTACCTCTTGCGTGTGGAAGCTTCAGACTCTGAATCTATTACATCAACATACCTTACGATCAATGTCATGGACGTCAATGAGAATGCACCAGAAATAACAGTACCTGAAAATATTGAAATATGGGAGCAGCAACCGATCAACTCGCTTGTCACACGGATATCTAGTACGGATGAGGACCTAGGTCTCAATGGAGTCGTAACTTATTCCCTTGTTACATCTCCGGAAGACGAAGGGAATTTTGTGATTGATCCTCACACTGGTGTGATTAGGAATAAGAGAGTGATGGTTGCTACTAGACGAACAAATCTCCATACTCTGACCGTGAACGCTGTCGATCAGGGAAATCCCCCATTCGTTACATCTACAACTTTCAGTTTCCGTTCGTATGATATTAACGATAATCCTCCCGTGTTCAACACCGAGTCCTATGTGTTTGGAATATCAGTGAATGCTAATGCTAATGATGCAGTCGGTCATTTCAGTGCAAGTGATGCAGATTTTGCCGAAAACTCGGGTATACAATTCAATATTCCTCATTATTATAGCGAAGCTAACGGTCTGTTTCAAATAGTGAGAGAATCTGGCAGTAACGAAGCTAGCCTGATCCTTAGGAACACTGCAGGTACCTCCTGGAACCTGCAGGCTCAGAACTACACCTTCCGCTTAGAAGCCTCCAATGCTTCTCCAGCTCCTTCCTGTGCTCATCACTACCTGGCTGCCTACGCTTATATCACTGTTGTAGTTTACCCGGAATGCCCTACCTTTGAATATAATGACTACAGCCTCGAGGTGTCTGAAGATGCAACGGTTTTGCCTGATGAACGTTTGACAGCAACGAGCCTTGTTGGTAGACCAGTCGAGTACTTTATCAATGAAACTATGGATACACCGTTCACTGTAGAGAGGGGCACAGGGCGATTGATGCTAGTCAGTGCTCTAGACAGAGAAACTAAGTCAGAGTATGTATTTCGCGTGGTTGCTACAGACAGTATTTTGCAGCCTATAACATGTTCTGTTACAGTCCGTGTGACCGTAACGGATGTTAATGACAATAGTCCAGTATTTTCCTCCAATGTCTACAGTTTCTCTGTCATGGAAAACACTCGAGCGGAGAGCTCAATCGGTCAAATCAGAGCTACAGATGATGATGTGGGGGAGAATAGCATTCTACAGTATGAATTGTTGTATGACCAACTGGCAGCTCTTCCTTTTAGGATCGAAAGAGATAGCGGAGAAATATTCACCAGTGGAGAACTAGACGCTGAAACCATTGATGAGTATGCTTTTACAGTAGTAGTTACAGACAGTGGAAGCACACGACTCTCCAGTACTGCCGCGATAACTGTTACCATTGGAGATGTAAATGAAGGAGCACCAACTTTCTCAGTAACTAAGTTCGAATTTAATCCGATTGGTCCAAATAGTTTACCAGGTGATGTCATTGCTCAAGTGACAGCTGAAGACTTTGACAAGAGCTCTCAACTTATCTTCAGTTTTGTAAACGATCTACCCAAAATGTACTTCGGAATCAACAGTAGAAATGGAGAGATAATATTGAATGTGAGCTCAACTGCAGACAATTCTCCGTCCGTCAAAAGAAGCATTCACAAGAGACAAGCTGAAAGTGAAGATTCTGAATATTTCACCGTGCCGACAGAAGTTGAAGTTAGCGATGGAATGAATTCAGCAAGAACTTCGTTTGATCTAAATCTCCACAATTCATTCAAAATATCCACCACTACCGATCCCACTGGCAACAGTCTCATCATCATAGTCGTGGTTGTTGCTTCAGTGGTTGCAGTGATGATCATATTCTTCTTGCTGCTGTGTGTCgcttgtgtgtgcaggtatAGAAGAACCTCAAAGAAAGTACAAATAAAAGATTCGGCCCCTCCTAATAACATGGAGCTGGGAGAGAGGTTCCAGAGTAGGCACAGTCAAGGATCAAGATCTTCAACTCCCGGTCAACTTAAACTACAGTCTACAAAGATGTACCCACTCGGGCATGCACTGCGTCATTCGTCTGGTAGCAGAAGCAATTCCTCTGAACAGAGCTACTCTAATTATGCAGATGACGAATTGGACAGTAATAACGAAATGATGGCAAGATCGGCGTACAATTCCCCAGGCCTCCAGAAAAGACCACCGAATAATTCATCACATGCAAGGAGCACATCTGACCTAGCTAGTAGCATCGGCACCGACATGCTGGGCAGCCAACAACTACCTCATCCTAAGGCTAAGATTGCAGCCATCTACGCTGCTCATCACGGCTTGCTCAACAATCATGGCTCGCGGGAGAGTATCCATAGTAACCACACGTTTGCATCTGAAGGTGGAGGTGAGGCAGACGCAGAAGCTGACATCGATAACATGCTTTATCGGAAGTATGATTTTGATGACGATGATGAGGATTTGGATGATGAAACAACCATCCCTGACGGTGACAGCAGTTATATGGGCAACAACCAAACTCTGAATAACTCAGTGGGTAACTTGAATGTGCCTCCAGTTGAAGAAGACATTCCCCATTACGGTGGATACAGCCAGCCGGGTATGGGAGAATGGGTCCCCAGAGCCACACCCATGGATCACGCTATCAATGAACTGAGCGAGATGGCTAGCTATTCGAGCAGTCAAGAGCACCACGCACCAGTGCCTAGATACATGGAGCACTCACAGCCTGTGTCTATGTACGGTGGTGCATCCAGCCAAGGGTCACATATATCACTACTCCCACATCGCCATCGGCAACAACAGCAGCACCCCCCACCCAGACATTATGACCTTCCACCTCAGATGGGGCAACCCATGCAACACGAGTACGATTATTACggcccaccccctccaccgcAAGAACCACTGAGGCATCACGTGCGAACTCAACCAAGATACAGCTCTGCCAGTGCACTGCAAGATCAATATCACATGGTAGCCCCGAGGGATTATACACCCAGAGGCAATCGCCGTGTTGATCCTCGCATGAACCAGCCTCGAGGGCATCACATGATGCTCTCACAAGACGTACCCCCCACTTATCTACAGCAGGGTCACTACATACCACGCGGTGTGAGCATACAGACCCCCTCATCAGACACACCCACTGACGGCACTGTTACCCCCCATCGAGCTATGACACAAGAGTACGACCATCAGGAATATATGTCATCATCGTCCACCTCTCTGGGTAGTACCAACCTGAGCGGTACTACTAGTAGCATTGGAGCCAGCGTCAGTCAGAGGATATACAAATAAACTATGTGAGTATTTCCATGCATTATCGCACAGATagtattatacataatacaccatTCATTtcattcttataattatactgtttaaTGAAACTTCTCTTTTTGTGCAGGTTTCAGTACAGACAAACAAATGAACTCTTTACTTGAGAGACTTCACTACTCACTTCTTCTGTGtattaattgtgtgtgtgccacgTTGTTTTTATGCCTTGTCTCAATATTACAGCAGCATTATTATAATCTGTATCTATAGCCAGTCATTCAGTTTGTCCTCACTATGTATGTAGCAATAAGTACAAGTCTCACTGCTGCaaatattataataacaattcAATTTTAATGTCAATGCCGCCAACCATTTAATTAGTACAAAAAACACATACACAGTGGTGAAGTGAAATACAGAACATGCTCACAAAAGCtagcaatacatgtacactacaaCAGTCAAAGTAGTCTGACAAAGAGAGTTAATGTCCACGAGTTGCTATGGTTGCTTGTGTCCATCACTCAATCTGAGAGTGTGTGCATATATGTGAGGGTGAGGGTCAACACATGATAATGTGAGGGAGGGTCAACACATGATAATGTGAGGGAGGGGGTCAACACATGATAATGTGAGGGGGAGGGTCAACACATGATAATGTGAGGGAGGGGGTCAACACATGATAATGTTGTGAGGGAGAGGGTCAACACATGATAATGTGAAGGAGGGGGTCAACACATGATAATGTGAGGGGGAGGGTCAACACATGATAATGTGAGGGAGAGGGCCAACACATGATAATGATATTGTAACAGTAATGTACAATGTGCAGTCATAAATGTCATAAATGTCAGAGACTAATATTGTGAAGATTAAAGATTGTAAGCAAATAGCAGATCATGGATGTGGAAAGTTTGTTACCAAAAGAGTATATGGAAGTGGACGAATTCCATGCACGGTCTGAGATTTGCTATGGGAATTAAAGAGCTgacc
This genomic stretch from Halichondria panicea chromosome 16, odHalPani1.1, whole genome shotgun sequence harbors:
- the LOC135350511 gene encoding protocadherin Fat 4-like, whose protein sequence is MRSSSRTTNIVTAVLLSFIVCINSQQIVDLVENTVIVGDLIIDLNLSENVFAALNGNEAAVLEEYFEFRTGRISAKKNIDREDIARRIRTGVGNTFQPVTLTITYVSGASAVGLNLNILDQNDNPPVFPTDSVVVEIAEANAEADVTLTQGIDPDEGSNSIRNYSLIDDLDGLFTVSVRINEVTQAISEVRLGVTRPLDRETVSQYSLQLQAIEGSENPRTAVRTLNVTVSDVCDKSPTFPTTRYFPPSLPEDSPVNTVIFNNITAFDEDLLDRTLAYTIYEVCRRREELNPCEILPEHPFVLDSEEGTLILSDELDREEYAVYEVSVHATDRCNMMNSATVVVTVEDVNDNAPIIVFFGDRTILESSVSNTVGFFTIDDRDSGANGNTSHQLYEQINGVLVPSATFQLVAGDNHLELNLIRRVDREVRSEYHIVLLANDFGDPQLTSRSEVLLTVEDLNDNSPIINRNNLQNVYEIDEEPNINTEIVSIQATDADDVATGNGRVTYHLPTSSQAYPHQHLFEIETETGNLIVAGRLDREMQQDISVLVVASDNPTNSRDTARTDMVTINITLRDVNDNTPVIHFPQGVFEVSENFSINTKLFTVDATDIDTLRYATLVYGFMVTPDDNRFQFFEDSFSVFLGAVPLDYETTPMYTVVISVSDGELTTQEMLNISVTNTNDENPIFDLMSQNVVVNIREGNQMVGYHVTTINVTDPDGMNNNIRLSIASGNERGHFAIDEISGEIRTTRSLDKEEVANYTLAVRAFDGVLFTNQDAFVSINVLDINDNEPVFIGAPYHFQVNEENSMGTIVRGSFQQEIKANDLDTGENGRITFDITGAEPTVAGDWFLIDEMSGRITTKTVIDRESDDLGESGTVQLIVRASNPSIEGASVLSSLADVTITIRDISDQSPVFAEDSITISLPENLATGTRFLTVHAVDLDLDPYNQTRYSIIALNPSLRITERFDIDETTGAITLTGTLDHETNQEERFIVRATDGFVSINFDEQTIIINVTDAQDPCLRLKDFNPAINLPEHSPLNTLILAFEATNLEGNTVSTVVYNLKNADGTQSTKFAISEDFNHVANIHTTTMNIDREALIGQGNTPAVYTLNITAHDTVSSLECLTISSLLTVTITDINDNAPTFTPDTYNFSITENSPQNTLAGRVVARDIDEGANSDITFSIVDANIPFMVTGNGEIRSTTNQLNRDPPEGTAVYTFTVRAQDNGNVPKSSSASVSIYLADENDNTPVFNRNQNRTFYIPEDYSVNTKIATISVSDSDAGVFGSVSIEVNQGSSIDQHFQLFSNGDIFLRLPLDRETRSQYSFDVRARDGGGRSDTAVINIVVTDVNDNRPVFGLDPVRKTIREDATIGDGNIIFTVTATDADEGPNADVKFELADASLKHIFCNLQNTGQFFICPISQSSECTDPVDDVQLPAIDFERDDSYQLTILAYEEAGPRHFTSKTITVEIEDVNEYGPRFDSTIVSVVVGEELDIGAEVLRIRAYDMDSLNDPMKLTYTVMENGQTSVNFGYQSGAIVTSTRLDFNSRDRYVLNLRAQELIDETKHSNVMVIVYVRNVNDRQPVFDTTRYLTSAEILESIDVDTVVLTVQANDADNATHDAVYYEIVDGNIEDAFTIDSQTGDIIVASHLDYDSVQSYTLSVVAKDTGEPQLTSTALELSITIINVNDESPVFTQSLYEFAFIENSPVGTSIGAVDAPDRDLGEFGTITYTLDGQDGYFDVDSSTGDVVSLVEIDREMTAFQTRTFRVMASDGGQPAVTQVIVTIVDADDNSPLFSRYQYILYGTATLTPGVAFFNLASEVTDQDTGDNAAFRFEIASQITGDLLAVSPSGDVTLRATLPPSPLPLYEAEVTVYSTMSTSLFDTTFIRLAIEGDNDHHPSFTQHQGYTTEVSEDTLINVPIFDFTGLANDPDMGDNGELTFQFQEQYPLFAIEPTNGIITLAMSLDFEQDKTHTLRVAAVDRTPGISRTAETLLTVTVLSANDEIPVFEDLPTRLVLSSTPRADIDLFTVTARDGDEGQDGVVRYQILTSDGTTSVHCTIDQELGVVRSKGPIPAGTSVDLRVTAYDLGSTAQTVDALIEVVFQDPNPAPVFAGIAMTPHTIEVEENHGVGGTVYTFVTQSHSSLFRIVYTDAPEGLFAISKSQGVLHLQGELDYLDRSTYILYVEAYIEDSTDLNNIIRNSAYLEVIINVIDVNDKDPVFVRATEIVELNEDADIGTSVFTARAFDDDSGIFGQLNYEISNGNFDRAFAINRTSGEVTLDRALDREVYSSYDLVIRAFDLSSQPNFGAMILHIEVGDVNDNPPSFIREGNYSIGVYEYPHTQSGSRIIRVSAVDPDTGPPLRYELFMEEASLRGEVIPNPPQTNFKINIDTGMVSLSSSTQLDYETLDYYLLRVEASDSESITSTYLTINVMDVNENAPEITVPENIEIWEQQPINSLVTRISSTDEDLGLNGVVTYSLVTSPEDEGNFVIDPHTGVIRNKRVMVATRRTNLHTLTVNAVDQGNPPFVTSTTFSFRSYDINDNPPVFNTESYVFGISVNANANDAVGHFSASDADFAENSGIQFNIPHYYSEANGLFQIVRESGSNEASLILRNTAGTSWNLQAQNYTFRLEASNASPAPSCAHHYLAAYAYITVVVYPECPTFEYNDYSLEVSEDATVLPDERLTATSLVGRPVEYFINETMDTPFTVERGTGRLMLVSALDRETKSEYVFRVVATDSILQPITCSVTVRVTVTDVNDNSPVFSSNVYSFSVMENTRAESSIGQIRATDDDVGENSILQYELLYDQLAALPFRIERDSGEIFTSGELDAETIDEYAFTVVVTDSGSTRLSSTAAITVTIGDVNEGAPTFSVTKFEFNPIGPNSLPGDVIAQVTAEDFDKSSQLIFSFVNDLPKMYFGINSRNGEIILNVSSTADNSPSVKRSIHKRQAESEDSEYFTVPTEVEVSDGMNSARTSFDLNLHNSFKISTTTDPTGNSLIIIVVVVASVVAVMIIFFLLLCVACVCRYRRTSKKVQIKDSAPPNNMELGERFQSRHSQGSRSSTPGQLKLQSTKMYPLGHALRHSSGSRSNSSEQSYSNYADDELDSNNEMMARSAYNSPGLQKRPPNNSSHARSTSDLASSIGTDMLGSQQLPHPKAKIAAIYAAHHGLLNNHGSRESIHSNHTFASEGGGEADAEADIDNMLYRKYDFDDDDEDLDDETTIPDGDSSYMGNNQTLNNSVGNLNVPPVEEDIPHYGGYSQPGMGEWVPRATPMDHAINELSEMASYSSSQEHHAPVPRYMEHSQPVSMYGGASSQGSHISLLPHRHRQQQQHPPPRHYDLPPQMGQPMQHEYDYYGPPPPPQEPLRHHVRTQPRYSSASALQDQYHMVAPRDYTPRGNRRVDPRMNQPRGHHMMLSQDVPPTYLQQGHYIPRGVSIQTPSSDTPTDGTVTPHRAMTQEYDHQEYMSSSSTSLGSTNLSGTTSSIGASVSQRIYK